A window from Abditibacteriaceae bacterium encodes these proteins:
- a CDS encoding flavin prenyltransferase UbiX — MKFIVALTGASGHRYALRLLQHLAQAGHKIALVVSEPACIALAAETGIKLNAHSFEAAKLFDDESLAANVTVFSPRAIGAAIASGSNPHDGMVVVPCSMGTLGRIAHGVSDDLVARAADVCLKERRKLILVAREMPLSLIHLENMVAATRAGAMILPACPHFYHEPQTPDAIVDTVVDRILDQLGAPRDTKRWQSDVW; from the coding sequence ATGAAATTCATCGTCGCGCTCACCGGCGCATCGGGCCATCGTTACGCGCTACGATTATTGCAGCATCTGGCGCAGGCGGGGCACAAAATCGCGCTCGTCGTGAGCGAACCAGCCTGCATTGCGCTGGCGGCAGAAACCGGCATTAAGCTGAACGCGCACTCGTTCGAGGCCGCCAAGCTGTTTGATGATGAATCGCTTGCCGCGAATGTCACGGTTTTTTCGCCGCGCGCGATTGGCGCGGCCATCGCGTCGGGTTCTAACCCACACGATGGCATGGTGGTGGTGCCTTGCTCGATGGGAACTTTGGGCCGCATCGCACACGGTGTTTCCGACGACCTCGTCGCCCGTGCCGCCGACGTGTGCCTGAAAGAACGCCGCAAACTCATTCTCGTCGCGCGCGAAATGCCTTTATCTCTGATTCACCTCGAAAACATGGTAGCGGCGACGCGCGCGGGCGCGATGATTTTGCCGGCGTGCCCGCATTTCTATCACGAGCCGCAAACTCCCGACGCCATCGTTGATACCGTCGTTGACCGCATTCTCGACCAACTCGGCGCGCCGCGCGATACCAAACGTTGGCAGAGCGACGTCTGGTAA
- the ubiE gene encoding bifunctional demethylmenaquinone methyltransferase/2-methoxy-6-polyprenyl-1,4-benzoquinol methylase UbiE, protein MSSSPDLDKSGAKVRAMFGGIAARYDFLNHLLSGNQDKRWRRRAVRLLSPRRGETILDLCCGTGDLGLEILKQQARCRVVGADFAVPMLHIAAQKSTVDSDAKLRFVAADALCLPFADAHFNAATVGFGARNFQETARGIDELLRVLKPGGRLVILEFMRPTNPILVYGFGLFFKRILPIIGRMISQHDAAYDYLPASVDGFYSRPEFEQLLRERGFTNIRSFDYTGGIASAFIAHKS, encoded by the coding sequence ATGAGTTCTTCCCCAGACTTGGACAAAAGCGGCGCGAAGGTACGCGCGATGTTCGGCGGTATCGCAGCGCGCTACGATTTTCTCAACCACTTGCTTTCAGGCAATCAGGATAAGCGCTGGCGCCGACGCGCCGTCCGTTTGCTTTCGCCACGTCGCGGAGAAACGATTCTCGATTTATGCTGCGGGACCGGCGACCTTGGTTTGGAAATCCTCAAGCAACAAGCACGCTGCCGCGTCGTCGGCGCCGACTTCGCGGTTCCCATGCTGCATATCGCGGCGCAAAAAAGTACGGTCGATTCCGACGCTAAGTTGCGTTTCGTCGCTGCGGACGCTCTGTGTTTGCCGTTTGCGGACGCGCACTTTAACGCCGCGACAGTTGGCTTTGGTGCGCGCAACTTTCAAGAAACCGCGCGAGGCATTGACGAACTGTTGCGGGTCTTAAAACCGGGGGGCCGTCTGGTAATTCTGGAATTCATGCGCCCGACGAATCCGATTTTGGTTTATGGCTTCGGCTTATTCTTCAAACGCATTCTGCCGATTATCGGTCGAATGATTTCCCAACACGACGCCGCTTACGATTACCTTCCCGCTTCGGTCGATGGTTTTTATTCACGCCCCGAATTCGAGCAACTCCTGCGCGAACGTGGCTTCACCAACATTCGCAGCTTCGATTACACCGGCGGCATCGCTTCAGCGTTCATCGCACATAAATCATGA
- a CDS encoding cyclopropane-fatty-acyl-phospholipid synthase family protein translates to MAETKTEISRTASYREVENKNITLHLLTELLGDLGEHVGARLPDGTLWPDRSPRRTTIVLKHQGSLRSMFLPPTEMKVAESYIYDDYDVEGRIEDIFGVVRDPKDEPSTIKKASIALQLSALPRRSEAHTWAGAQMKGATHSKDRDRDAIAYHYNVGNEFFRLFLDERMVYSCAYFKDEQTSLEQAQIDKLDYICRKLQLKPGQKLLDIGCGWGGLIIHAAKHYGVDATGVTLSESQHEWAQKAIEEAGLSDSCRALLCDYRDMKNIAGEESFDAISSVEMFEHVGTRNLPEYFSEAFALLKPRGPMFIQGSCRGPLPASKGPSFVHKYVFPDGELIPIPVVLDAAEGANFEVRDVENLREHFALTLKHWIRNLEDSREDALKLVNEPTYRVWRLYMAVSMYGFLSRRVNLYQAVLNKADVHGEVETPWTRAELY, encoded by the coding sequence ATGGCCGAAACGAAAACCGAAATCAGTCGCACCGCGAGCTACCGCGAAGTTGAAAATAAGAATATTACGCTGCATCTTTTAACCGAGCTGCTCGGCGATCTCGGCGAACATGTTGGCGCGCGCCTGCCCGACGGAACGTTGTGGCCCGATCGCAGCCCGCGCCGCACTACAATTGTGCTCAAGCATCAGGGTTCGCTGCGCTCGATGTTTCTGCCTCCGACAGAAATGAAGGTTGCGGAAAGCTATATCTACGACGATTACGATGTCGAAGGCCGCATCGAAGATATTTTCGGTGTCGTGCGCGACCCGAAAGACGAACCCTCGACGATTAAAAAAGCCTCGATTGCGCTTCAGCTTTCGGCCCTGCCGCGTCGCTCGGAGGCGCACACCTGGGCCGGCGCGCAAATGAAAGGCGCAACGCACTCCAAAGACCGCGACCGCGATGCGATTGCCTATCACTACAATGTGGGCAACGAATTCTTCCGCTTGTTTCTCGATGAGCGCATGGTTTATTCGTGCGCTTATTTTAAAGACGAGCAAACCAGTCTGGAGCAAGCGCAAATCGACAAGCTCGATTATATTTGCCGCAAGCTGCAGCTCAAGCCCGGACAGAAGTTGCTGGACATCGGCTGCGGCTGGGGCGGCCTGATTATTCATGCGGCCAAGCATTACGGCGTTGATGCGACGGGCGTCACGCTTTCCGAATCGCAGCATGAATGGGCGCAAAAAGCAATTGAAGAAGCCGGACTTTCCGATTCTTGCCGCGCGCTTTTATGCGATTACCGCGATATGAAAAATATCGCTGGTGAAGAAAGTTTCGACGCGATTTCTTCGGTCGAAATGTTCGAACACGTCGGCACGCGCAACCTGCCCGAATACTTCAGCGAAGCGTTTGCCCTTCTCAAGCCGCGCGGCCCGATGTTTATTCAGGGCAGTTGCCGTGGCCCGTTGCCTGCCAGCAAAGGGCCGAGCTTTGTGCACAAATACGTTTTTCCCGACGGCGAATTAATTCCAATCCCCGTAGTTTTAGATGCCGCCGAAGGCGCGAACTTTGAAGTGCGTGATGTCGAGAACCTTCGCGAGCATTTCGCTCTCACGTTAAAGCATTGGATTCGCAATCTGGAGGATTCGCGTGAAGACGCACTGAAACTGGTGAATGAACCGACCTATCGTGTGTGGCGACTGTATATGGCGGTTTCGATGTACGGCTTCCTTTCACGCCGCGTGAACTTGTATCAAGCGGTGCTCAATAAGGCCGATGTTCATGGCGAAGTCGAAACGCCGTGGACGCGCGCAGAACTTTATTAA
- a CDS encoding DUF1559 domain-containing protein → MNKTQRGFTLIELLVVIAIIAILSSILFPVFGRARENARRSACQSNLKQIGIALAAYTQDYDERAPLRRTFPTGTPTGAAYAAPADSAAFNFDDYSWRTMIQPYVRSTQVMVCPSNPENKFTTYDPEFNRSYGGNWNNGGSTVINDPSKGYFNDVRGDNDANNGLHISDIASASQFISVVEMWHVPWVTWNVDRSAQAYNDSLKGGTTSTSYGDMLFAGHLGRSNFLFADGHVKSLRPMQTIQDVNMWYKDNSAISTGGRAVLQTAESKAL, encoded by the coding sequence ATGAACAAGACACAGCGTGGCTTTACCCTCATTGAACTTCTCGTGGTTATTGCGATTATTGCAATTTTGTCGTCGATTTTATTTCCGGTTTTCGGGCGTGCGCGTGAAAATGCCCGTCGCTCGGCGTGTCAGAGTAATTTAAAGCAAATCGGAATCGCACTTGCCGCATATACGCAGGATTACGATGAGCGCGCCCCCTTGCGTCGTACCTTTCCCACCGGGACGCCGACTGGCGCAGCGTATGCCGCACCTGCCGATTCGGCGGCGTTTAACTTTGACGACTACTCGTGGCGGACGATGATTCAGCCCTATGTTCGTTCGACACAGGTCATGGTTTGCCCGTCGAATCCAGAGAACAAGTTCACGACCTACGATCCGGAGTTCAACCGTTCCTACGGCGGTAACTGGAACAACGGCGGAAGTACTGTCATTAATGATCCGTCGAAAGGGTATTTTAATGATGTGCGCGGTGATAACGATGCGAACAACGGTTTGCACATTTCCGATATTGCGTCTGCCTCGCAATTTATTTCTGTGGTCGAAATGTGGCATGTTCCCTGGGTAACCTGGAACGTCGATCGTTCGGCGCAGGCTTACAACGACTCCTTGAAGGGTGGCACCACCAGCACCAGCTATGGCGATATGCTCTTCGCCGGTCATCTGGGGAGAAGCAATTTTCTTTTCGCCGACGGCCATGTCAAATCGTTGCGTCCCATGCAAACAATTCAAGACGTAAATATGTGGTACAAGGACAATTCGGCGATTTCCACTGGTGGCCGCGCGGTGTTGCAAACCGCTGAAAGCAAAGCGTTATAA
- a CDS encoding PepSY-associated TM helix domain-containing protein, whose product MRKLALWLHRWIGLSVALVAVISGVTGAALVFRPEIEARFDNLMRVEISSQTASLQNVISNAQQKFPDAKVNNLFMAREPSVAHVVWMKDGDVERRVYVNPANAQVLGTRVAGENGIERLAEIHIRLMSGDFGHSLIGWGGVALFSMSCSGLILWWPRGKSLQKWRRAFRPEWKNPRGRNYEGHRVGGAVLAPLLMLASFSGMALVWPETAQGVLKPFFGETSRPKYRTTVRASLPLDDLVTRANAAFPEGVVRRIAFPAKPGAALVIRKKRAAELHPNGMNYVYLDAATGKVLGIDDASRAAWGTRLMNARYPVHIGLWGGTATRVLAVVVGLAPLAFFISGFILWNNRRRRVRATKVQSNSPVPL is encoded by the coding sequence ATGAGAAAACTGGCTCTTTGGCTGCATCGCTGGATTGGCTTGAGTGTCGCGCTTGTCGCTGTCATCAGCGGAGTGACCGGCGCGGCCCTCGTTTTTCGGCCCGAAATCGAAGCGCGTTTCGACAACTTGATGCGCGTGGAGATTTCCTCGCAAACGGCTTCGTTGCAGAATGTCATTTCCAACGCGCAACAAAAGTTCCCCGACGCAAAAGTCAATAACCTCTTCATGGCGCGCGAACCGAGCGTAGCTCATGTTGTGTGGATGAAAGACGGTGATGTCGAGCGGCGTGTGTATGTCAATCCGGCGAATGCCCAGGTTCTCGGAACGCGTGTGGCCGGGGAAAATGGCATTGAGCGTCTTGCCGAAATTCATATTCGCCTGATGAGTGGCGACTTTGGGCACAGCCTTATCGGGTGGGGCGGTGTGGCGCTTTTTTCGATGAGTTGCAGTGGTCTGATTTTATGGTGGCCGCGCGGAAAGTCGTTACAGAAGTGGCGTCGTGCATTCCGGCCAGAATGGAAAAATCCGCGCGGGCGCAATTATGAAGGCCATCGCGTCGGCGGCGCTGTTCTCGCGCCGTTGTTGATGCTCGCTTCGTTCTCTGGAATGGCTCTTGTGTGGCCGGAGACGGCGCAAGGCGTCTTGAAACCGTTCTTCGGAGAAACGAGCCGACCGAAATATCGCACGACGGTTCGCGCCTCATTGCCTCTCGATGATTTAGTCACACGCGCCAATGCGGCGTTTCCCGAAGGCGTGGTGCGGCGCATTGCGTTTCCAGCCAAGCCCGGCGCTGCGCTCGTGATTCGCAAAAAGCGCGCTGCCGAATTACATCCGAACGGCATGAATTACGTTTATCTCGATGCCGCGACGGGAAAGGTGCTGGGCATTGACGATGCTTCGCGTGCGGCATGGGGAACGCGGTTGATGAACGCGCGCTATCCGGTTCACATCGGGTTGTGGGGCGGCACCGCAACGCGCGTGCTGGCGGTCGTTGTTGGCCTTGCGCCTCTTGCGTTTTTCATCAGTGGTTTCATTTTGTGGAATAACCGGCGACGCCGCGTGCGCGCTACAAAGGTACAGTCGAATTCGCCCGTACCTTTGTAG
- a CDS encoding acyl-ACP desaturase, with translation MALSIQARMDEFFYRELLKYLKLAEEKRRWNVFKDIPWSEANPETSDTLAHCVETFCAVELYLPDFTSKLLQMIRRSRGRAWFHINWGYEESKHSLALESWLLASGHRTEEQRKQLEAELFDAEWELPFDHPRQMICYTMIQELATFWNYRNLEKMAAAEKDWALVTALRVISVDERVHYNFYRNAVKEWMKMDEGGTVEDIKYVFDNFIMPGRAQIPNYEESARILAKTGIYGPKEYVRLVKNPILEDLGLSKDFHLMESKQEELRIQREAIMAAMRREQVTVGNGYAVPKNSSPLNGKPEPTAPLNSHALSGTLKNLRGGGEEDVPSSRPPLLEMIGIDAKKRAPSQSVMARKVLTAQEAAEEKLPGSRGMEKYDDLDQRLMIEGDEKSNNADEMREERAKIRRNRGKNSRLMRGSD, from the coding sequence ATGGCGCTCAGTATCCAAGCGCGGATGGATGAATTTTTCTACCGCGAACTACTCAAATATCTCAAATTAGCCGAAGAAAAACGCCGCTGGAACGTGTTCAAGGACATTCCGTGGAGCGAAGCCAACCCGGAAACCAGCGACACCTTAGCGCATTGCGTCGAAACTTTTTGCGCGGTCGAACTGTATCTTCCCGACTTCACCTCGAAACTGTTGCAAATGATTCGTCGCAGTCGCGGGCGCGCGTGGTTCCATATCAACTGGGGCTACGAAGAAAGCAAGCATTCGCTCGCCCTGGAATCGTGGCTCCTTGCCTCAGGCCATCGCACCGAAGAACAGCGCAAGCAACTGGAAGCCGAACTGTTCGACGCTGAATGGGAACTGCCTTTCGACCATCCGCGCCAGATGATTTGCTATACGATGATTCAGGAACTGGCGACGTTCTGGAACTATCGCAATCTCGAAAAGATGGCAGCGGCAGAAAAAGACTGGGCGCTTGTGACGGCGCTGCGAGTAATTTCTGTCGATGAGCGCGTGCATTACAACTTCTACCGCAACGCCGTCAAAGAATGGATGAAAATGGACGAAGGGGGAACGGTCGAAGACATTAAATACGTTTTCGATAACTTCATCATGCCGGGCCGCGCGCAGATTCCGAATTACGAAGAAAGCGCGCGCATTCTGGCGAAAACCGGAATTTATGGCCCAAAGGAATACGTGCGTCTGGTGAAAAACCCGATTCTCGAAGACTTGGGACTTAGCAAAGATTTCCATTTGATGGAAAGCAAGCAGGAAGAACTGCGTATTCAGCGCGAAGCGATTATGGCCGCGATGCGCCGCGAACAAGTCACGGTCGGCAACGGCTACGCAGTCCCCAAGAACAGTTCGCCGCTCAATGGAAAGCCCGAACCAACGGCGCCGCTCAATTCGCATGCGTTGTCGGGTACGCTGAAGAATCTGCGAGGTGGCGGCGAAGAAGATGTTCCGAGTTCGCGTCCGCCGTTGCTCGAAATGATTGGTATCGACGCCAAGAAGCGTGCGCCTTCGCAGAGCGTGATGGCGCGCAAGGTTCTCACTGCGCAGGAAGCGGCGGAGGAAAAGCTGCCCGGCTCGCGCGGCATGGAAAAATACGACGATCTCGATCAGCGCTTGATGATCGAGGGCGACGAAAAAAGCAACAACGCCGATGAAATGCGTGAAGAACGCGCGAAGATTCGGCGCAATCGTGGCAAAAACTCGCGCCTGATGCGCGGCAGCGACTGA
- a CDS encoding Gfo/Idh/MocA family oxidoreductase: protein MAKPKKIAVPTEPTRIGIIGLGGMGRHHASYLGKGEVPGAVLAAVCDVSPEALQTAVTAQGVPGFASAEEMYRSGTVDAVIIATPHYDHPPLAISAFKHNLHALVEKPAGVYTKQVKELNEAAAQTDRVFGIMFNQRTRGFHQKMKDLVSSGELGEITRTNYVITDWFRSQFYYDSGGWRATWAGEGGGVLMNQCPHNLDLWQWICGMPVRVRAFCKFGRYHDIEVEDDVTAYVEYENGASGVFISSTGEAPGTNCFEIIGDRGKLKLEDNTLTFWRTEVSVSEHLRTVQNGFERPATWKCDVPAWGGEDHIGITKDWVKSIRTGSPLLARGEEGINGVTLCNAMLLSAWTDKWVDLPFDDNLYHRKLKERIKNSQNVKDAKKSKTMEVAGTF from the coding sequence ATGGCAAAACCTAAGAAAATAGCAGTTCCGACGGAGCCAACACGTATTGGCATTATTGGACTCGGTGGCATGGGCCGTCATCACGCGTCGTATTTGGGCAAGGGCGAAGTGCCCGGTGCCGTTTTAGCCGCGGTGTGCGACGTTAGCCCGGAAGCATTGCAAACGGCAGTCACGGCTCAGGGCGTCCCCGGCTTCGCGTCGGCAGAAGAAATGTACCGGAGCGGTACGGTCGATGCAGTCATTATTGCAACGCCGCATTACGACCATCCGCCGCTCGCGATTTCGGCGTTCAAGCACAATCTGCACGCTCTGGTGGAAAAGCCCGCCGGCGTTTACACCAAGCAAGTGAAAGAACTCAACGAAGCTGCGGCGCAAACCGACCGCGTTTTCGGCATTATGTTCAATCAGCGCACGCGCGGCTTTCACCAGAAGATGAAAGATTTGGTGTCCAGCGGCGAACTGGGCGAAATCACGCGCACGAACTATGTGATTACCGATTGGTTCCGTTCGCAGTTTTATTACGATTCGGGCGGCTGGCGCGCGACGTGGGCAGGCGAAGGCGGCGGCGTTTTGATGAACCAGTGCCCACATAACCTCGACTTGTGGCAGTGGATTTGTGGGATGCCGGTTCGCGTCCGCGCCTTTTGCAAATTTGGCCGCTATCACGATATTGAAGTCGAAGACGACGTAACCGCTTACGTCGAATACGAAAACGGCGCGAGCGGCGTCTTTATTTCCTCGACAGGCGAAGCGCCGGGTACCAACTGCTTTGAAATTATTGGCGATCGGGGCAAGTTGAAGCTTGAGGACAACACTCTTACGTTTTGGCGCACCGAAGTCTCGGTTTCCGAGCATCTGCGGACAGTGCAAAATGGTTTTGAAAGGCCCGCAACCTGGAAATGTGACGTTCCTGCGTGGGGCGGCGAAGACCATATTGGAATTACCAAGGACTGGGTCAAGAGCATTCGCACCGGCTCACCATTGTTGGCCAGGGGCGAAGAAGGCATTAACGGCGTGACGCTGTGCAACGCCATGCTGCTTTCCGCGTGGACAGATAAATGGGTCGATTTGCCGTTCGACGACAACTTGTATCACCGCAAGTTGAAAGAACGCATCAAGAATTCGCAGAATGTGAAAGATGCGAAAAAGTCCAAAACAATGGAAGTCGCGGGCACGTTTTAA
- a CDS encoding trimeric intracellular cation channel family protein, translating into MLSFLDWFGTIVFAVSGALAAGRKSLDVFGTVVVAFVTAVGGGTLRDLFLGLAPVFWVRQPAYVGVPIITALITFFLMARVRFPHRTLLVCDAIGLGVFAVAGCQRALEVTPNFIIAVMMGSISGVAGGAIRDLLCGDVPTILRTEIYATAALAGAALFYVLWRIGAPDGASLAAGALLTICLRLAAIRFKAALPIAELRQK; encoded by the coding sequence ATGCTTTCTTTTCTCGATTGGTTCGGCACCATCGTCTTTGCCGTCTCGGGCGCATTGGCGGCAGGGCGTAAAAGCCTTGACGTGTTCGGCACCGTTGTTGTCGCGTTTGTGACGGCGGTTGGCGGAGGGACTTTGCGCGATCTGTTTCTGGGCCTCGCGCCGGTGTTCTGGGTGCGCCAACCAGCGTATGTCGGAGTTCCGATTATAACGGCGCTCATCACGTTCTTCCTGATGGCGAGAGTCCGTTTTCCGCATCGCACTCTTCTGGTGTGCGATGCCATCGGGCTGGGCGTCTTTGCTGTGGCCGGATGCCAGCGCGCGTTGGAAGTCACGCCGAACTTTATCATTGCCGTAATGATGGGTTCGATTTCGGGTGTAGCCGGTGGCGCGATCCGCGACCTGTTGTGTGGCGACGTGCCAACAATCCTGCGAACGGAAATCTATGCGACGGCTGCCCTTGCCGGTGCCGCGCTATTTTATGTGCTGTGGCGAATCGGCGCGCCCGACGGTGCCTCGCTGGCCGCAGGCGCTCTCCTTACCATATGCCTGCGCTTGGCAGCAATACGTTTTAAAGCTGCCTTGCCCATCGCCGAACTGCGCCAGAAATGA
- a CDS encoding ketose-bisphosphate aldolase gives MIVSTRELFDLAYGKFAIGAYNINNLEQTMGLFRGCIDSKAPFIIQLSKGARSYTDKEMLEGTIRSAEKVFPEAIFAVHLDHGDEQTCYDCIDSGFYSSVMIDASHDPLEENIAITRRVVERAHAVGISVEAELGMLGGVEEHVQVDEKNACLTDPEEAAYFVKESGCDSLAAAIGTSHGAYKFSGGQGLHFDRIKRIAELLPGFPIVMHGSSSVPEDEVKRINAAGGRMKEGAKGVNADEYLPAAKLGVTKVNIDTDGRLVWTRVHREYFNQKPEEFDLRGPGKIFMAEYAKFIAEKNEKLGSAGTLDMIREALKK, from the coding sequence ATGATCGTTTCAACACGCGAACTTTTCGACCTCGCTTATGGCAAATTTGCTATCGGCGCATACAACATCAACAACCTCGAACAAACCATGGGCTTGTTTCGTGGCTGCATCGACAGCAAAGCCCCGTTTATCATTCAGCTTTCCAAAGGCGCGCGCAGCTACACCGACAAGGAAATGCTCGAAGGCACCATCCGTTCTGCCGAGAAAGTGTTCCCCGAAGCGATTTTCGCCGTTCACCTCGATCACGGCGATGAGCAGACTTGCTACGACTGCATCGATTCCGGTTTCTACTCCAGCGTCATGATCGACGCCTCGCACGACCCGTTGGAAGAAAACATCGCCATCACGCGCCGCGTTGTCGAACGCGCTCACGCCGTTGGTATTTCGGTTGAAGCTGAATTGGGCATGCTCGGCGGCGTCGAAGAGCACGTTCAAGTCGATGAGAAGAACGCCTGCCTCACCGACCCGGAAGAAGCCGCATATTTCGTCAAAGAAAGCGGTTGCGATTCGCTCGCAGCAGCCATCGGCACTTCGCATGGCGCCTACAAGTTTTCGGGTGGACAGGGCTTGCACTTTGACCGCATCAAGCGCATCGCCGAACTTTTGCCCGGTTTCCCGATTGTGATGCATGGTTCTTCCAGCGTGCCGGAAGACGAAGTCAAGCGCATTAATGCGGCTGGCGGCAGAATGAAAGAAGGCGCAAAAGGCGTCAACGCCGATGAATACTTGCCCGCTGCCAAACTGGGCGTTACCAAAGTAAACATCGACACCGATGGCCGTTTGGTCTGGACGCGCGTTCACCGCGAATACTTCAACCAGAAGCCAGAAGAATTTGACCTGCGCGGCCCCGGTAAGATTTTTATGGCCGAATACGCCAAATTCATCGCCGAGAAGAACGAAAAGTTGGGCAGCGCCGGGACGCTCGACATGATTCGTGAAGCACTTAAGAAGTAA
- a CDS encoding Crp/Fnr family transcriptional regulator encodes MTLSETVVFLQASPLFQGLQAEELAALAPLWHPRICPRRTALMTANDEGDLIYLLVSGSVKIFLERPDGDVVLGLRGAGELLGEISLVDAGARSATVETMEKSAVLWASRHEMMRAIDRTPRIMHNLARILSSRLRLATAQIQALSRLDVRARLARQLLALADDCGQKKPTGTLIPLRVTQNILAEMVGASRVSVNLTFLDWREKGILVDLPNHRIMICNRGALEAEL; translated from the coding sequence ATGACGTTGTCTGAAACCGTTGTCTTCCTCCAAGCTTCACCGTTGTTTCAGGGCTTGCAGGCTGAAGAACTTGCTGCCCTGGCGCCGCTCTGGCACCCCAGAATCTGTCCGCGCAGAACCGCCTTGATGACCGCCAACGACGAAGGCGATCTGATTTACCTTCTTGTTTCTGGTTCGGTGAAGATCTTTCTCGAACGGCCCGATGGTGACGTTGTTCTCGGACTGCGTGGTGCGGGTGAACTGCTCGGGGAAATTTCGCTTGTTGATGCTGGCGCGCGCTCGGCGACGGTTGAAACAATGGAAAAAAGCGCTGTGCTCTGGGCGTCGCGCCACGAGATGATGCGCGCAATCGACCGAACGCCGCGCATCATGCACAATCTCGCGCGAATCCTTTCCTCGCGCTTGCGCCTTGCAACCGCGCAGATACAGGCGCTTTCTCGTCTCGATGTACGCGCTCGACTGGCGCGGCAACTTCTGGCCCTCGCCGACGATTGCGGGCAAAAGAAACCGACGGGAACACTTATTCCGTTGCGAGTAACACAGAACATCCTGGCTGAAATGGTGGGCGCGTCGCGGGTCAGCGTGAACCTCACATTTTTAGATTGGCGCGAGAAAGGGATTCTTGTCGATTTGCCCAATCATCGCATCATGATTTGCAATCGTGGGGCACTCGAAGCCGAACTCTAA
- the dapB gene encoding 4-hydroxy-tetrahydrodipicolinate reductase yields the protein MIQVLVCGAAGRMGREVVRAVVNDSETRLVGAVDAHLVGEDAGRLAGFGESGILIQNDLETALRHSGATVAVDFSTPNSVRANIETMLRCGVAPVVGTTGLKESDLAEIDAQSRAANVPIFIAPNFAIGAVLMMRFAAECAKIFDSAEIIEYHHDKKLDAPSGTAFKTALMMSEARGKHFERIGGDAEEDGSSAPGARGGAMGGIPIHSVRLAGYLAHQEVIFGMAGQTLTIRHDTITRECYMPGVLRAVKAVQSLEGLTYGLEHIL from the coding sequence ATGATTCAAGTTCTTGTCTGTGGCGCCGCCGGGCGCATGGGCCGCGAAGTGGTGCGCGCCGTCGTCAACGATTCGGAAACACGGTTGGTTGGCGCTGTCGATGCGCACCTCGTCGGCGAAGACGCCGGGCGCCTCGCTGGTTTTGGCGAAAGCGGAATTCTCATTCAAAACGATTTGGAAACCGCGTTGCGCCACAGTGGTGCGACCGTGGCCGTCGATTTCTCTACACCCAATTCGGTTCGCGCCAACATCGAAACCATGCTGCGCTGCGGTGTGGCTCCCGTTGTCGGCACAACGGGTTTGAAAGAAAGCGATCTGGCTGAAATCGACGCGCAATCGCGCGCCGCAAATGTCCCCATTTTTATTGCGCCCAACTTCGCCATTGGCGCCGTGTTGATGATGCGCTTCGCCGCCGAATGCGCCAAGATTTTCGATTCCGCAGAAATCATCGAGTATCACCACGATAAAAAGCTCGACGCGCCTTCGGGAACCGCGTTTAAAACCGCGCTGATGATGAGCGAAGCGCGTGGCAAACATTTCGAGCGCATCGGCGGCGACGCCGAGGAAGACGGCAGTTCGGCTCCCGGCGCGCGCGGTGGTGCGATGGGCGGCATTCCGATTCATTCGGTGCGCCTCGCCGGATATCTGGCGCATCAAGAAGTCATTTTCGGCATGGCCGGTCAAACCTTAACTATTCGCCACGATACTATCACGCGCGAATGTTATATGCCGGGCGTGCTGCGCGCCGTTAAAGCCGTGCAATCGCTGGAAGGCCTGACGTATGGCCTGGAACACATTCTTTAA